In one Brevibacillus choshinensis genomic region, the following are encoded:
- the nuoI gene encoding NADH-quinone oxidoreductase subunit NuoI, whose protein sequence is MLGLAKGLGYTFKKLTEKKVTHFYPDVPFPMPPRFRGIQHFVPEKCIVCNQCARICPTECIQLTGKPHPDPDKKGKIIDTYDINFELCILCDLCTEVCPTEAIVMTNNFELAAYSRDELYKNLKWLDDNNTNVREEN, encoded by the coding sequence ATGCTAGGACTGGCCAAAGGCCTGGGATATACGTTTAAAAAACTGACCGAGAAAAAAGTGACGCATTTTTACCCGGATGTTCCGTTTCCTATGCCGCCCCGTTTTCGCGGCATTCAGCACTTTGTTCCGGAGAAATGCATTGTTTGCAACCAATGTGCACGTATTTGTCCGACGGAGTGTATTCAACTGACAGGAAAGCCCCACCCGGATCCGGATAAAAAGGGAAAAATCATCGACACCTATGATATCAATTTTGAGCTCTGTATCCTTTGTGACTTGTGCACGGAGGTGTGCCCGACAGAAGCAATTGTCATGACCAACAACTTTGAATTGGCTGCATACAGCAGGGATGAATTGTACAAAAACCTGAAATGGCTCGACGATAACAATACGAACGTCAGGGAGGAGAACTAG
- a CDS encoding NADH-quinone oxidoreductase subunit J, with product MTGQFVAFFILSLMTIGGAVFMISFTRVVHMVISLGITFISIAGLFVLVGAEFVGVAQVLVYSGAISILMLFGIMLTKHDAYDEGTGRTWKNRFILLFVVVVFALLFWGIQNTPWPASPPPVASNVSNAQEIGLEVFTKYVIPFELVSVLLLVALIGSIIMAKKEEDNE from the coding sequence ATGACAGGGCAATTCGTAGCCTTTTTTATCCTCTCTCTGATGACGATTGGCGGAGCCGTCTTTATGATCAGCTTCACCCGTGTTGTACACATGGTTATTTCGCTCGGCATTACGTTCATCAGCATTGCCGGTTTGTTCGTGTTGGTAGGGGCAGAGTTCGTCGGTGTTGCACAGGTGCTTGTTTATTCAGGAGCCATCTCCATCCTGATGCTGTTCGGGATCATGCTGACCAAACACGATGCTTATGATGAAGGGACGGGCCGCACGTGGAAAAACCGGTTCATCCTACTGTTCGTGGTAGTCGTATTCGCGCTACTGTTCTGGGGAATTCAAAACACTCCTTGGCCAGCGTCGCCACCACCAGTGGCTTCGAACGTAAGCAATGCACAAGAAATTGGTTTAGAGGTGTTCACCAAATACGTCATTCCATTTGAACTGGTATCTGTATTGCTGCTGGTCGCTTTGATAGGATCGATCATCATGGCAAAGAAGGAGGAGGATAACGAATGA
- the nuoK gene encoding NADH-quinone oxidoreductase subunit NuoK, translating to MTVSITSYLLVALILFCVGLYGALTKRNAVVVLLSIELMLNAVNINLVAFSKYGLYPSVSGQIFTLFSMTVAAAEVALGLAILIAFYRNKATVNVDEMDQMKR from the coding sequence ATGACGGTAAGCATTACCTCCTATCTGCTAGTCGCGTTGATTCTCTTTTGTGTCGGCTTGTATGGGGCTTTGACCAAGCGCAATGCAGTCGTCGTTTTGCTGTCAATCGAGCTCATGCTGAATGCGGTGAATATTAATCTGGTCGCATTCTCTAAATACGGCTTGTACCCATCGGTATCCGGGCAAATCTTCACGCTGTTTTCCATGACGGTCGCAGCAGCTGAGGTAGCACTGGGATTGGCCATATTGATCGCCTTCTACCGAAACAAGGCGACGGTCAATGTAGACGAGATGGATCAAATGAAACGATAA
- a CDS encoding DUF6042 family protein: MQTIRDIRQNNEGVVIPSSYAANGWSSVLSHEMNVLFQAMCYVVTKFETKAEMESALKDFNALEGTFTAPVKDQFKSEEDFNGYVNLLNRFKAFMSRSNYEYPNSREAAVELFTKWGLVIDKGDVWDVPVYPFPDAAELFQLSDAETLALAHVKLEALVHPIFSRLIMTLHEQDENTFNLSKAELKNMLNTNDEMLTEVLIKLTPYMEEAIENILEIPEDEAMTFTVVWERVYEDFLGEQFSKNVQ, encoded by the coding sequence ATGCAAACCATTCGCGATATCCGCCAAAACAACGAAGGCGTAGTAATTCCCAGCAGCTATGCGGCCAATGGTTGGTCCAGCGTGCTGTCTCATGAAATGAACGTGTTGTTTCAAGCTATGTGCTATGTAGTTACGAAATTCGAAACCAAAGCAGAAATGGAAAGCGCGCTGAAAGATTTCAACGCTCTGGAAGGCACGTTTACTGCTCCGGTTAAAGATCAATTTAAATCAGAAGAAGATTTCAATGGCTACGTGAACTTGTTGAATCGCTTTAAAGCTTTCATGAGCCGCTCCAACTATGAGTATCCAAACTCTCGTGAAGCTGCGGTTGAACTGTTCACCAAATGGGGCTTGGTTATCGACAAAGGGGATGTATGGGATGTTCCTGTTTACCCATTCCCGGATGCTGCTGAGCTGTTCCAATTGAGTGATGCTGAAACACTTGCTCTGGCTCATGTGAAGCTGGAAGCATTGGTTCATCCGATCTTCAGCCGTCTGATCATGACGTTGCATGAGCAAGATGAGAATACGTTCAATCTCTCCAAAGCTGAGCTGAAGAATATGCTCAACACGAACGACGAGATGTTGACGGAAGTGTTGATCAAATTGACGCCGTACATGGAAGAAGCGATTGAAAACATCCTGGAGATTCCAGAAGACGAAGCCATGACCTTTACCGTTGTGTGGGAGCGCGTTTACGAGGACTTCCTCGGAGAACAGTTCTCTAAAAACGTGCAATAA
- a CDS encoding NADH-quinone oxidoreductase subunit C → MSDEKRKPTPEEKAQAAAEARAKAEALRKLRELEAADETSTQADENEPAEANPAPAPVKPVSEMTAEEKAAAKASAAAEAKAKAAKEAKEAEAAPAKPVSEMTAEEKAAAKAAAAAEAIAKAKAAKEAKEAEAAPAKPVSEMTAEEKAAAKAAAAAEAIAKAKAAKEAKEAVAPSKPVSEMTPEEKAAAKAAAAAEALAKAKAAKEAKEAAQGAEAGDTGTDADAKAKAAAAAKAKAAAAAAAKAKAAREAGADAGDAGGEDAKAKAAAAAKAKAAAAAAAKAKGAQATDDAGGAEETPKAPSKNQPYLDKYISRLTEVFGSETLEASYINVLAKEVPTLVIKNDRWLEVAHFLKEDEQLGFDYLSDLHGVDYEDRMEVYYHLYSYKNRQSVAVKVKTDREQSAVPSVMDIWYGANWNERETFDLLGIHFPGHRDMRRILLPDDWVGYPLRKDYVQYDEEV, encoded by the coding sequence ATGAGTGACGAAAAACGCAAGCCGACGCCAGAGGAAAAGGCACAGGCGGCAGCAGAGGCTCGTGCCAAAGCTGAAGCTTTGCGAAAATTAAGAGAACTAGAAGCGGCGGATGAAACTTCGACGCAGGCAGATGAGAACGAACCGGCAGAAGCGAACCCTGCTCCAGCTCCAGTAAAGCCCGTCTCAGAAATGACAGCAGAAGAAAAGGCCGCAGCCAAAGCCTCAGCGGCCGCCGAGGCGAAAGCGAAGGCTGCGAAAGAGGCGAAAGAGGCGGAAGCAGCACCAGCGAAGCCCGTCTCAGAAATGACAGCAGAAGAAAAGGCAGCAGCTAAAGCCGCAGCGGCCGCAGAGGCAATCGCGAAAGCGAAGGCTGCGAAGGAAGCGAAAGAGGCGGAAGCAGCACCAGCGAAGCCCGTCTCAGAAATGACAGCAGAAGAAAAGGCCGCAGCCAAAGCTGCAGCAGCCGCCGAGGCAATCGCGAAAGCCAAGGCTGCGAAGGAAGCGAAAGAGGCAGTAGCTCCGTCTAAACCAGTATCTGAAATGACACCGGAAGAAAAGGCCGCTGCCAAAGCCGCCGCAGCCGCGGAAGCATTAGCAAAGGCCAAGGCTGCGAAAGAAGCCAAGGAAGCAGCCCAAGGCGCAGAAGCTGGCGACACAGGTACAGATGCCGATGCCAAGGCGAAAGCCGCAGCGGCAGCAAAGGCAAAAGCGGCCGCCGCAGCCGCCGCGAAGGCAAAAGCAGCGCGTGAAGCAGGTGCAGATGCCGGTGATGCGGGTGGAGAGGATGCCAAAGCCAAAGCAGCAGCTGCAGCCAAAGCCAAGGCTGCTGCAGCAGCCGCAGCAAAGGCAAAAGGTGCGCAAGCGACGGATGACGCCGGGGGAGCAGAAGAAACACCGAAAGCTCCTTCTAAAAATCAGCCTTACCTAGATAAATACATTTCCCGACTGACCGAAGTATTTGGCTCTGAGACGTTGGAAGCCTCCTATATCAATGTGTTGGCAAAAGAAGTTCCGACTCTTGTCATCAAGAACGATCGCTGGCTTGAAGTCGCTCATTTTTTGAAAGAAGACGAGCAATTGGGTTTTGACTACTTGTCCGATCTGCATGGAGTAGACTACGAGGACCGGATGGAAGTCTACTACCATTTATATTCCTACAAGAATCGGCAAAGTGTGGCGGTGAAGGTCAAAACGGACAGAGAGCAATCAGCAGTTCCTTCCGTCATGGACATCTGGTATGGAGCCAATTGGAATGAACGAGAGACGTTTGACCTTTTAGGCATTCATTTCCCGGGACATAGGGATATGCGTCGAATTTTGTTACCAGACGACTGGGTAGGCTACCCGTTGCGAAAAGATTACGTGCAATACGACGAGGAGGTTTAA
- the nuoL gene encoding NADH-quinone oxidoreductase subunit L yields the protein MDILLHYAWLIPLFPLLAFIVIVSFGRQLKEGASLVGIVLTAVSFGIAALTFWERFHGGATDYKFVVDWLQVGDIVINMGYEVNQLNAMMLVIVTLVSLLVQIYSKGYMHGDERFPVFYQYLALFTFSMLGLVISPNLLQVYIFWELVGVCSFLLVGYYFFKPEAKAAAKKAFIVTRVGDLGLFIGICLLFWWTGSFDYEQIFESVALGRLEPWMITLAAILIFIGAIGKSGQFPLHTWLPDAMEGPTPVSALIHAATMVAAGVYLVAATYPVFIASDTALTVVAYVGGFTAIFAASIGLTQRDIKRVLAYSTVSQLGYMMMALGVAGAAGYVAGSFHLMTHAFFKALLFLGAGSVIHAVHTQDVFEMGGLWKKMPITALTFLIGCLAIAGIFPFAGFWSKEAILGAVYAAHRYDLLVIALVAAFFTAFYMFRLYFLTFTGKPRGKHEAHESPAVMTGPLLVLAVLAIVAGFVNTPYAPMLSEWLLASNTGAAIVSLFGDGAEHTATWLQVLALAISILGLVLAYLMYGKKSISADAIPETLPWLYRLSYRKYYVDEFYHYVIVRPLGWLGIILNGFDKYIVDGLVGLTAKITQGIGSLHARVQSGQMQSYGAMVVFGLLLLIVAISLTARGGGLFGFGH from the coding sequence ATGGATATTCTTCTGCACTACGCCTGGCTCATCCCTCTGTTTCCGCTTCTTGCTTTCATCGTGATCGTTTCGTTTGGTCGCCAGTTGAAAGAAGGAGCTTCTCTCGTCGGCATTGTGCTGACGGCAGTTTCGTTCGGGATAGCGGCGCTCACCTTTTGGGAGAGATTCCACGGGGGAGCGACAGACTACAAGTTCGTCGTCGATTGGCTCCAGGTCGGAGACATCGTGATCAATATGGGCTACGAAGTCAATCAGCTCAATGCCATGATGCTGGTGATCGTGACTTTGGTGAGCCTGTTGGTTCAGATTTACTCCAAGGGCTATATGCATGGAGATGAACGCTTTCCTGTTTTCTATCAGTACCTCGCGTTGTTTACTTTTTCGATGCTGGGGCTCGTGATTTCACCCAATCTGCTGCAAGTGTACATTTTCTGGGAGCTGGTGGGTGTCTGTTCGTTCCTGTTAGTGGGTTACTACTTCTTCAAGCCGGAAGCAAAGGCTGCTGCCAAAAAAGCGTTCATCGTCACACGCGTCGGCGACCTCGGGTTGTTTATCGGGATTTGCCTGTTGTTCTGGTGGACTGGCAGCTTTGATTACGAGCAAATTTTTGAAAGTGTGGCACTTGGTAGGCTTGAACCATGGATGATCACGCTAGCGGCGATCCTCATTTTCATAGGAGCCATAGGGAAATCAGGTCAGTTCCCACTCCATACGTGGTTGCCTGATGCGATGGAAGGTCCTACGCCCGTATCTGCACTGATCCACGCTGCAACGATGGTAGCTGCAGGGGTGTATCTGGTAGCAGCGACGTATCCCGTGTTCATCGCTTCGGATACGGCTTTGACTGTTGTGGCTTACGTGGGTGGTTTCACCGCGATTTTCGCTGCTTCTATTGGCTTGACTCAGCGAGATATCAAGAGGGTGCTCGCATATTCGACCGTCAGCCAGCTCGGGTATATGATGATGGCCTTGGGTGTAGCCGGAGCAGCCGGGTATGTCGCCGGATCCTTCCATCTGATGACTCACGCCTTTTTCAAAGCACTTCTCTTCCTGGGGGCAGGTAGTGTCATCCATGCCGTACATACGCAGGATGTGTTTGAGATGGGGGGTCTGTGGAAAAAGATGCCAATCACCGCACTTACGTTTTTGATTGGGTGTTTGGCGATTGCGGGGATCTTTCCATTCGCCGGTTTTTGGTCGAAAGAAGCGATCCTGGGTGCGGTCTACGCAGCACATCGTTACGATCTGTTGGTGATCGCGCTTGTAGCTGCTTTCTTTACAGCATTCTACATGTTCCGTCTATACTTCCTGACATTTACCGGCAAGCCGCGCGGCAAGCATGAAGCACATGAGTCACCAGCCGTAATGACAGGCCCACTCTTGGTTTTGGCTGTTTTGGCTATCGTCGCAGGCTTCGTCAATACACCGTACGCGCCGATGCTGTCAGAGTGGCTGCTGGCTTCGAATACGGGAGCCGCCATTGTCAGCTTGTTTGGAGACGGAGCGGAGCACACGGCTACCTGGTTGCAAGTACTTGCCCTAGCCATTTCGATTCTGGGTCTCGTGCTTGCCTATCTGATGTACGGAAAAAAATCCATTTCCGCGGATGCGATTCCGGAGACGTTGCCTTGGCTCTATCGGTTGTCCTACCGGAAGTACTACGTAGATGAGTTCTACCATTACGTGATCGTCCGGCCGCTGGGATGGCTGGGTATCATACTGAACGGCTTTGACAAGTACATCGTGGATGGGTTGGTAGGCCTGACGGCAAAGATTACGCAGGGGATCGGATCCTTGCATGCCAGAGTGCAGAGCGGACAGATGCAGTCCTATGGGGCGATGGTAGTGTTTGGCTTGCTGCTTTTGATTGTCGCTATCAGCTTGACGGCTCGAGGAGGTGGACTCTTTGGATTCGGTCACTAA
- a CDS encoding NADH-quinone oxidoreductase subunit A, whose amino-acid sequence MNDIYTNNYVIVAIFLILGVLLPVATVSFIGPLLRPKKPTREKQTTYESGNIPVGDSWVRFNVKYYIFALMFVIFDVETLFLYPWAVAYNKLGLFALVEMVIFISLLVVGLIYAWRKKVLEWN is encoded by the coding sequence GTGAATGACATCTATACCAACAATTATGTCATTGTCGCCATCTTTTTGATCCTTGGTGTGTTATTGCCCGTGGCTACTGTCAGTTTCATCGGTCCGCTGTTACGTCCAAAGAAACCAACGCGGGAGAAACAAACTACTTATGAAAGCGGTAACATTCCGGTTGGGGACAGTTGGGTACGCTTCAATGTGAAGTATTACATCTTTGCCCTCATGTTTGTGATTTTCGATGTAGAAACGCTCTTTCTGTACCCGTGGGCCGTCGCCTACAACAAGCTCGGTCTGTTTGCATTAGTGGAGATGGTCATCTTTATATCCTTGCTGGTAGTAGGATTGATCTACGCGTGGAGAAAGAAGGTGCTGGAATGGAACTAG
- the nuoH gene encoding NADH-quinone oxidoreductase subunit NuoH, translating to MSTLLQQAPSWGTTFWFILAAVAMLAVLLGFVTYAIYFERKVIGWMQLRIGPNRVGPLGLLQTVADVTKLLLKEDTRPLNADKALFTLAPILAYAPAFAVLAVMPFTESIQFADLGIGLLYYIALSGITVLGVITAGWASNNKYSLIGGLRSAAQMISYEVPLVMSVVGIVLLTGSMNLREIVEAQRDVWNIVPQFIGFVVFIVAAQAELNRTPFDLPEAESELVAGYHVEYSGFRFAMFMLAEYVYMFGMGTLITILFLGGWLPIHPALSFIPGIIWFILKFSLYVFLQFWIRATMPRMRVDQLMSFAWKVLLPVALFNILLTAVVVSYQNGMF from the coding sequence ATGAGTACACTCTTGCAGCAAGCACCCTCATGGGGAACCACCTTTTGGTTTATCCTGGCGGCAGTCGCAATGCTCGCGGTATTGCTGGGATTTGTGACCTACGCCATTTACTTTGAACGGAAAGTCATCGGCTGGATGCAATTGCGTATCGGCCCGAACCGGGTAGGTCCATTGGGCCTTTTGCAAACGGTCGCCGACGTTACCAAGCTTTTGCTCAAAGAAGACACACGTCCTCTGAACGCTGACAAAGCTTTGTTTACGTTAGCACCGATTTTAGCTTACGCGCCTGCCTTTGCCGTATTGGCTGTGATGCCCTTTACCGAAAGCATTCAGTTTGCGGACCTGGGGATTGGCCTTTTATACTACATCGCCCTGTCCGGGATCACGGTTCTGGGTGTGATTACAGCAGGTTGGGCTTCCAACAACAAGTATTCGCTGATCGGGGGTCTCCGCTCCGCTGCGCAGATGATCAGCTATGAAGTACCGCTGGTCATGTCCGTAGTGGGTATCGTTCTACTTACGGGCAGCATGAATCTCAGAGAAATCGTCGAGGCACAGCGGGATGTCTGGAATATCGTTCCGCAGTTTATCGGATTCGTCGTATTTATCGTTGCTGCACAGGCAGAGCTGAACCGTACTCCTTTTGACCTGCCAGAAGCAGAGTCCGAGCTGGTTGCCGGCTACCACGTAGAGTACTCCGGTTTCCGCTTTGCCATGTTCATGCTCGCTGAGTACGTTTACATGTTTGGAATGGGGACACTGATTACCATTCTATTCCTGGGAGGTTGGTTGCCGATCCATCCAGCCTTGAGCTTCATTCCAGGAATTATCTGGTTCATCCTGAAATTTTCGCTCTACGTCTTCCTTCAGTTCTGGATACGCGCTACGATGCCGCGCATGCGTGTCGACCAGCTGATGTCGTTTGCTTGGAAAGTGCTATTGCCCGTGGCGCTGTTTAACATCCTTCTCACAGCCGTAGTCGTCTCTTACCAGAATGGCATGTTCTAA
- a CDS encoding F0F1 ATP synthase subunit epsilon — MSKMTVEVVTPERVVYSGQAEMVIARGVVGDLGILPNHMPLVSPLKTAPVRIKTEGEKEVVMAVSGGFMEVRGDKVTILAETAELPGDIDVERAQAAKGRAEKRLNEKYPDLDFQRAERALQRAIARLDVTK; from the coding sequence GTGAGCAAGATGACAGTTGAAGTCGTAACTCCTGAACGGGTTGTCTACAGCGGTCAAGCTGAAATGGTCATTGCCCGCGGTGTAGTTGGGGATCTCGGTATTTTGCCGAATCACATGCCGCTGGTGAGCCCGCTGAAAACAGCGCCAGTTCGGATCAAAACAGAAGGCGAAAAAGAAGTAGTGATGGCTGTAAGCGGCGGCTTCATGGAAGTTCGCGGCGATAAAGTGACCATCCTTGCTGAAACGGCTGAATTGCCGGGAGACATCGACGTTGAACGTGCGCAGGCTGCGAAAGGCCGTGCAGAAAAGCGTTTGAATGAGAAGTATCCTGACCTTGACTTCCAACGTGCTGAGCGTGCGCTACAACGTGCGATCGCTCGTCTGGATGTAACGAAGTAA
- a CDS encoding NADH-quinone oxidoreductase subunit D has product MSQNILTTQVETSPDTGIRTEEMLLNVGPQHPSTHGVFRLVVKIDGETIREAIPVMGYLHRGTEKLAENLTYTQIIPYTDRMDYVSAMTNNYVLCHAVETMMGLEVPERAQFLRLIAMELNRVASHLVWWGTYLLDIGAMGPFLYAFRDREMILDLFNELCGARMTFNYMRVGGVKWDAPPGWVEKAKEFVQYMKSELPSYHQLVTGNEIFISRIKGIGKFDTKTALDYSLSGVMLRSTGVKWDLRKDEPYCIYDRFEFDVPTATEGDCMARYHLRMAEIEQSLRILEQALDQFPSEGEVIGKVPRVIRPPAGETYVRIESPRGEIGCYIASQGKDKPWRLKFRRPSFTNLQILPKLLEGESLANMIAILGSIDIVLGEVDC; this is encoded by the coding sequence ATGAGCCAGAACATCCTCACGACTCAAGTAGAGACCTCTCCTGATACAGGCATTCGCACGGAAGAGATGCTTTTAAATGTAGGACCACAGCATCCTAGTACGCACGGTGTGTTTAGACTGGTTGTAAAGATCGACGGTGAAACGATCCGAGAAGCGATTCCGGTGATGGGATACCTGCATCGCGGTACAGAGAAGCTGGCGGAAAACTTGACCTATACGCAAATCATTCCGTACACGGACCGGATGGACTATGTGTCGGCGATGACCAACAACTACGTTCTCTGTCATGCGGTAGAGACGATGATGGGCTTGGAAGTTCCAGAGCGAGCACAGTTTCTGCGTCTGATCGCGATGGAACTGAACCGTGTAGCCAGCCACCTGGTCTGGTGGGGAACGTATTTGCTCGACATCGGGGCGATGGGACCGTTTCTCTATGCATTCCGGGATCGGGAAATGATTCTCGACTTGTTCAATGAGCTATGTGGAGCACGGATGACCTTTAACTACATGCGCGTAGGCGGAGTCAAATGGGATGCGCCTCCTGGATGGGTCGAAAAGGCCAAAGAATTCGTGCAGTACATGAAGAGCGAGCTTCCTAGCTACCATCAACTCGTGACCGGAAACGAGATCTTTATAAGCCGGATCAAAGGGATCGGGAAGTTTGATACCAAGACGGCCTTGGACTATTCGCTCTCAGGAGTGATGCTTCGTTCGACCGGTGTCAAATGGGATCTTCGCAAAGACGAACCGTATTGCATCTACGATCGCTTCGAATTTGACGTCCCTACTGCGACCGAGGGAGATTGCATGGCGCGCTACCATTTGCGCATGGCAGAAATCGAGCAATCGCTGCGTATTCTTGAGCAGGCGCTCGATCAATTCCCGAGTGAGGGAGAAGTCATCGGAAAAGTACCTCGGGTTATCCGTCCACCTGCAGGTGAAACGTACGTGCGTATCGAATCCCCACGAGGAGAAATCGGCTGTTACATCGCCAGCCAGGGCAAGGATAAGCCATGGAGGCTAAAGTTTAGACGTCCTTCATTTACCAATCTACAAATCCTGCCCAAGCTGTTGGAGGGGGAAAGTCTCGCCAACATGATCGCCATCCTGGGCAGTATCGACATCGTGCTCGGGGAGGTTGACTGTTAA
- the atpD gene encoding F0F1 ATP synthase subunit beta, whose product MANGRVVQVMGPVVDIEFDRGHLPAIYNAIKIQHKAQSAGERDIDLTVEVATHLGDNQVRTVAMSSTDGLVRGMEAVDTGAAISVPVGSVTLGRVFNVLGEPIDLQELGQVDRRDPIHRKAPEFVDQATTIEILETGIKVIDLLAPYIKGGKIGLFGGAGVGKTVTIQELINNIAQEHGGISVFAGVGERTREGNDLYHEMKDAGVLPKTAMVFGQMNEPPGARLRVALTGLTMAEYFRDEEGRDVLLFIDNIFRFTQAGSEVSALLGRMPSAVGYQPTLATEMGQLQERITSTKKGSVTSIQAIYVPADDYTDPAPATTFAHLDATTNLERSIAELGIFPAVDPLASTSRALSPDVVGQEHYDVARGVQKILQRYKELQDIIAILGMDELGDEDKQVVGRARRIQRFLSQSFHVAEQFTGNPGQYVPLKDTVRSFKEILEGKHDHLPEVAFLYVGTIDEVVEKAKSMA is encoded by the coding sequence ATGGCGAATGGACGCGTGGTTCAGGTAATGGGTCCGGTTGTTGACATCGAGTTCGATCGTGGACACCTGCCTGCCATTTACAATGCGATCAAGATTCAACATAAAGCACAAAGCGCTGGCGAGCGTGACATCGATTTGACTGTTGAGGTTGCGACTCACCTTGGTGATAACCAAGTTCGTACCGTAGCGATGTCTTCTACCGATGGTTTGGTTCGCGGTATGGAAGCAGTAGATACTGGTGCAGCTATTTCCGTTCCAGTGGGTAGTGTAACCCTCGGACGCGTATTTAACGTATTGGGAGAACCGATCGACCTGCAAGAGTTGGGTCAAGTAGATCGTCGTGACCCAATTCACCGCAAAGCTCCTGAGTTCGTTGATCAAGCGACTACTATTGAGATCCTTGAGACAGGAATCAAGGTTATTGACCTCTTGGCTCCTTACATCAAGGGTGGTAAGATCGGTCTGTTCGGTGGTGCGGGTGTAGGTAAAACCGTTACCATTCAAGAACTGATCAACAACATCGCACAAGAGCACGGCGGTATTTCCGTATTCGCTGGTGTAGGTGAGCGTACCCGTGAAGGTAACGACCTGTACCACGAGATGAAAGACGCAGGCGTTCTGCCGAAAACCGCGATGGTATTCGGTCAAATGAACGAACCACCTGGTGCACGTCTTCGTGTAGCTCTGACCGGTTTGACCATGGCGGAATATTTCCGTGATGAAGAAGGCCGCGACGTACTGTTGTTTATCGATAACATCTTCCGCTTTACCCAAGCGGGTTCTGAAGTATCCGCTCTCTTGGGCCGTATGCCATCCGCGGTAGGTTACCAGCCAACACTGGCTACCGAAATGGGTCAACTGCAAGAGCGTATTACTTCTACGAAAAAAGGTTCCGTAACGTCTATTCAAGCGATCTACGTACCAGCGGATGACTATACTGACCCGGCTCCTGCTACTACGTTTGCTCACTTGGACGCTACGACTAACCTGGAGCGTTCTATCGCTGAGTTGGGGATCTTCCCTGCGGTTGACCCACTCGCATCCACTTCCCGTGCCCTGTCTCCGGACGTTGTAGGTCAAGAACACTACGATGTGGCTCGTGGCGTGCAAAAAATTCTGCAACGTTACAAAGAACTGCAAGATATCATCGCAATCTTGGGTATGGATGAGTTGGGTGATGAGGACAAGCAAGTAGTTGGACGCGCACGCCGCATTCAACGTTTCCTGTCCCAATCCTTCCACGTTGCTGAACAATTTACCGGTAACCCTGGCCAATATGTGCCATTGAAAGATACCGTACGCAGCTTCAAAGAAATCCTCGAAGGTAAGCACGACCACCTTCCAGAGGTAGCGTTCCTGTATGTTGGAACGATTGATGAAGTGGTAGAGAAAGCGAAGTCCATGGCGTAA
- a CDS encoding NuoB/complex I 20 kDa subunit family protein, translated as MELDLTSIAPELQEELDRNVMFTTLETVKGWVRSNSLWPLTFGLACCAIEMMGTGGARYDLDRFGVIFRASPRQSDVMIVAGTVTKKMAPLLRRLYDQMPEPKWVIAMGSCATAGGPYVRSYSVVKGVDQVVPVDVYIPGCPPNPAALIYGINKLQEKIRYEAKTGKQVTSQ; from the coding sequence ATGGAACTAGACCTGACAAGCATTGCGCCTGAGTTACAAGAAGAACTGGATCGCAACGTCATGTTTACGACGTTGGAGACAGTAAAGGGTTGGGTACGCAGTAACTCCCTGTGGCCCTTGACATTTGGACTCGCCTGTTGTGCGATCGAGATGATGGGAACGGGTGGGGCTCGCTACGACCTGGACCGTTTTGGAGTGATTTTCCGTGCGTCACCGCGACAATCCGACGTGATGATCGTGGCGGGTACGGTAACGAAAAAAATGGCGCCATTATTGCGCAGACTGTACGATCAAATGCCGGAGCCAAAATGGGTCATTGCGATGGGGTCATGTGCGACTGCCGGAGGCCCGTATGTGCGTTCCTACAGCGTGGTAAAAGGCGTGGATCAGGTTGTGCCTGTCGATGTGTACATTCCAGGTTGCCCACCGAATCCAGCTGCATTGATCTATGGAATCAACAAATTGCAAGAAAAGATTCGGTATGAAGCGAAGACTGGGAAGCAGGTGACCAGTCAATGA